A window of the Sporosarcina sp. FSL K6-2383 genome harbors these coding sequences:
- a CDS encoding creatininase family protein, with the protein MAKAKELINMTRDQVKIAIEEYPVAILPLGATEQHGHHLPLGVDIYLAEGISRRICEETGALLLPAVPFGYSWVWRDIPGTVSLQQHHVEAVIKDVAHSVNRYGVKTLILVNGHDANNAAMKYATRELMDELDMNVIYLFYPDIHKVMAEHCDSQTWSGMIHACEFETSLMLAVKPELVDMSKAVKEYPDRPALYGSSTISLGDLSKSGVFGDATLASVEKGEKLLESFVGKMVDLVNLAVNEPPKK; encoded by the coding sequence ATGGCAAAGGCTAAAGAATTGATTAACATGACTAGAGACCAAGTTAAAATTGCGATAGAGGAATACCCAGTTGCCATTTTACCTTTAGGTGCTACAGAACAGCATGGCCACCATCTTCCATTAGGCGTTGACATCTATTTAGCTGAAGGCATTTCACGAAGAATTTGTGAGGAGACTGGAGCTCTATTATTACCAGCTGTACCATTCGGTTACTCATGGGTATGGCGTGATATTCCGGGGACAGTTTCACTTCAGCAACATCATGTTGAAGCAGTTATTAAAGATGTAGCTCACAGTGTTAACCGGTATGGCGTAAAAACACTTATTCTAGTGAACGGGCATGATGCTAATAATGCAGCTATGAAATATGCGACTCGTGAGCTGATGGATGAGCTAGATATGAATGTCATCTACTTATTTTATCCCGATATTCATAAAGTCATGGCAGAACATTGTGATTCTCAGACTTGGTCCGGTATGATCCATGCTTGTGAATTTGAAACCTCCTTGATGCTTGCGGTAAAGCCTGAATTAGTTGATATGTCCAAGGCTGTAAAGGAGTACCCTGATAGACCTGCACTATATGGAAGTTCTACAATATCTCTAGGGGATTTAAGTAAAAGTGGAGTATTTGGAGATGCGACGCTTGCTAGTGTGGAAAAAGGGGAAAAGCTTCTAGAAAGTTTCGTAGGCAAGATGGTTGATTTAGTCAATCTTGCTGTTAATGAACCCCCAAAAAAATAG
- a CDS encoding CBS domain-containing protein translates to MLVRDLYLPKQDVVIAHTEQTVMEVLTKIKESGYRCIPVVDSNDNYKGMIYRVHLIEYIYEDNGDKNTTVEHLLKHQDAFISERSSFLNALIDIKSLPFLSVVENGKLIGILTHNKVESVLEDAFGLKTGGINITISSTEAKGMIEKLTKTLRGENIEGMFTLDNGSVLARRVVITLEDGKTEEDIEKLSDKLEKNGFRILHVDHIGQSK, encoded by the coding sequence ATGCTCGTCAGAGATTTATATTTACCCAAACAAGATGTAGTCATTGCGCATACTGAACAAACTGTTATGGAAGTATTAACAAAAATCAAAGAAAGTGGCTACCGATGCATTCCTGTTGTGGACAGTAATGATAATTACAAAGGGATGATTTACAGAGTCCACTTAATTGAATACATTTACGAGGATAACGGGGATAAAAATACGACCGTCGAACATTTATTAAAGCACCAGGATGCATTTATATCTGAACGTTCTTCTTTCTTAAACGCATTGATTGATATTAAGTCATTGCCATTTCTAAGCGTTGTTGAAAACGGCAAGCTAATTGGGATCCTAACGCATAACAAGGTCGAAAGCGTATTGGAGGATGCATTTGGTCTGAAAACAGGTGGTATCAATATTACGATTTCGTCAACCGAAGCAAAAGGCATGATTGAGAAATTAACAAAAACGCTACGGGGCGAAAATATCGAAGGCATGTTCACGCTGGATAATGGTTCCGTGTTGGCACGAAGAGTTGTTATCACGCTTGAGGATGGAAAGACAGAAGAGGATATTGAGAAGCTAAGCGACAAGCTCGAAAAGAATGGTTTTAGAATTTTACATGTCGATCATATTGGACAAAGTAAATAA
- a CDS encoding helix-turn-helix domain-containing protein has translation MSKQFNIPDFITVRDVSEILGITPQMVRRHRSDGKLKSYQTLEGSGKWRIDAEQFMDKPSWDKFIEKRAKLKNNR, from the coding sequence TTGAGTAAGCAATTCAATATTCCGGATTTCATTACTGTTCGTGATGTTTCTGAAATTCTAGGAATCACACCTCAAATGGTTCGAAGGCACCGTTCTGACGGGAAACTTAAATCCTACCAAACGCTAGAAGGCAGTGGTAAGTGGCGAATTGACGCTGAACAATTTATGGATAAACCAAGTTGGGATAAGTTCATTGAAAAACGAGCAAAGCTAAAAAACAATCGATAA
- a CDS encoding GNAT family N-acetyltransferase encodes MIKEIDITDPKFAEEVLDVQIPSYKVEAELIDFYDIPPLRDTVITLQRCGETFYGCYVDGELGGVISIKVEEELIDIHRLMVYPKHFRKGIAGRLLDFVESYGEGDETLIVSTGSKNAPAVHFYEKSGFVKIGEMTVMEGLSITSFEKKRK; translated from the coding sequence TTGATTAAAGAAATAGATATTACAGATCCCAAATTTGCTGAAGAAGTGTTAGATGTTCAAATTCCATCGTATAAGGTGGAAGCAGAATTAATTGATTTCTATGATATCCCACCATTAAGGGACACGGTGATTACTTTGCAACGATGTGGAGAAACTTTCTATGGCTGTTATGTAGATGGAGAGTTGGGCGGAGTTATTTCAATCAAAGTAGAAGAGGAGTTAATTGATATTCATCGGTTAATGGTGTATCCTAAACACTTTAGAAAAGGGATTGCGGGGAGACTATTGGACTTCGTTGAAAGCTATGGTGAAGGCGATGAAACGCTAATTGTATCAACGGGTTCTAAAAATGCACCTGCTGTTCATTTCTATGAAAAAAGTGGGTTTGTGAAAATAGGAGAAATGACAGTAATGGAAGGCTTGTCGATTACTTCATTTGAAAAGAAAAGGAAATGA
- a CDS encoding GntR family transcriptional regulator: protein MQQEPLSSKSKTPLYKQLKVSLTKYIEENLVEGDVLPIEPEIEKMYGVSRITVRRTIDELVVDGVVRKIQGKGTFVESKSIVQTAGTITSWTEEMQRQGKEIQTENTVLMEMEPTQKLKKKLQLSSSEKILCLKRIRLANGEPIAIMINYMRAKYVPGLLEKGLQGESLYETLEDEYDIRLSKANERIQARNASDLEAIELRIPPQSALLHLTRVSYLEDGTPFELVEMSNRGDRYEYYIDLDGRNKTKTNEGKG from the coding sequence GTGCAACAAGAACCGTTGAGTAGTAAATCGAAGACACCCCTGTATAAGCAGTTGAAAGTGTCCTTAACAAAGTATATTGAAGAGAACCTTGTGGAGGGAGATGTCCTGCCAATCGAGCCGGAAATTGAAAAGATGTACGGTGTTAGCCGGATAACTGTACGCAGGACGATTGATGAATTAGTCGTTGATGGAGTAGTGAGGAAGATACAAGGTAAAGGCACCTTTGTAGAGTCAAAAAGCATAGTGCAAACTGCAGGGACAATTACGAGTTGGACAGAAGAGATGCAACGGCAGGGAAAAGAAATACAAACTGAAAATACAGTGCTGATGGAAATGGAGCCAACTCAGAAACTTAAAAAGAAATTACAACTATCTTCCAGTGAAAAAATCCTTTGTCTAAAAAGGATACGTTTAGCTAATGGAGAGCCTATTGCCATAATGATTAACTATATGCGTGCTAAATATGTGCCGGGTTTACTAGAAAAAGGCCTGCAAGGGGAATCATTATATGAAACCTTAGAGGATGAATATGATATACGGCTTAGTAAAGCTAACGAACGAATTCAGGCTAGAAATGCCAGTGATCTTGAAGCTATAGAGTTACGAATACCGCCTCAATCAGCCTTGTTACATTTAACTAGAGTTTCTTATTTGGAAGACGGGACTCCATTTGAATTAGTTGAAATGTCGAATAGAGGAGATCGTTATGAGTATTACATTGATTTAGATGGAAGAAACAAAACGAAAACAAATGAAGGAAAGGGATGA
- a CDS encoding PTS sugar transporter subunit IIB, producing MKIVTVCGMGFGTSLMLLMDIQSIAKGHGYEVNGEAVDLGSAKGMSCDFMVASSEISTELQDEPMEVISINNLLDKDEIESKVMPIIKRLAEKG from the coding sequence ATGAAAATAGTAACGGTATGTGGAATGGGATTTGGAACTAGTTTAATGCTTCTAATGGATATTCAGTCTATAGCAAAAGGTCATGGGTATGAAGTGAATGGGGAAGCGGTTGATTTAGGATCTGCCAAGGGAATGTCATGTGATTTTATGGTGGCATCAAGTGAAATTTCAACTGAGTTACAGGATGAGCCTATGGAAGTTATTTCTATCAATAACTTATTGGACAAAGATGAGATTGAAAGTAAAGTAATGCCTATCATTAAAAGATTAGCTGAAAAGGGGTGA
- a CDS encoding bifunctional 4-hydroxy-2-oxoglutarate aldolase/2-dehydro-3-deoxy-phosphogluconate aldolase, with translation MIVENGSIVAILRGIDPEYAVAITEKLVENGITMLEVSLSEEEKALGSIRKISSAFQASVYLGAGTVVHTHQVDRVLDAGGKYIITPGWDRDLTRYVQSKRVSVIPGVFTPGEIMQAVQEEVEVVKLFPANVLGVSYVKSLQGPFPNVHIMGVGGVDLNNLKDYYEAGCSSFAIGNDLVPRGATTKDLKNIEEKAKRYVELMQGLRS, from the coding sequence ATGATAGTAGAAAATGGAAGTATTGTAGCGATTCTAAGAGGGATAGATCCGGAATATGCAGTTGCCATCACAGAGAAGTTGGTTGAAAATGGTATTACAATGCTTGAGGTATCATTGAGCGAAGAAGAGAAAGCACTTGGTTCCATTCGGAAAATTAGTTCGGCATTCCAAGCTTCGGTTTATCTTGGGGCAGGTACTGTCGTTCACACACACCAAGTAGATCGTGTATTGGACGCTGGAGGCAAGTATATCATTACACCTGGTTGGGATCGAGACTTAACCCGCTATGTACAATCAAAACGTGTGAGCGTAATTCCCGGCGTATTCACTCCAGGAGAGATTATGCAAGCGGTACAAGAAGAAGTGGAAGTAGTGAAATTATTCCCAGCAAATGTGCTTGGGGTATCCTATGTGAAAAGTCTTCAAGGACCATTTCCGAATGTACATATTATGGGAGTAGGTGGCGTTGATCTAAATAATTTAAAAGATTATTATGAAGCAGGCTGCTCTTCATTTGCTATTGGAAATGACCTTGTACCAAGGGGTGCAACTACAAAAGATTTGAAGAATATCGAAGAAAAAGCAAAACGTTATGTAGAGCTGATGCAGGGACTAAGGAGCTGA
- the trpE gene encoding anthranilate synthase component I: MSTGQKSLRTTMKKVNGDSLTPILIFRRMQGERKFLLESSSKHEGSGRYSFLGMDPVKCYSGREGKIEEHVYATGKKYSHEGDLFVLLKRLMPRITDDIDFPFTGGAVGYVGYGAAREDGHRTEENLGFPDVNFNIYETIVIFDHVLNEVTLLHTEINEVQSVPDLDALAESMLAGPENEDSTFEISDYTSSVTQQQFEDLVRQAKGYIGEGEVEQVVLSRRLVADFKGDPFSLYRKLRKRNPSPYMYYMEFDDHVVVGTSPESLVSVSNGKVMTNPIAGTRRRGQDKAEDVALEKELRADPKEVSEHDMLVELGRHDLARICVADSVDVTSYMEVVRYEHVMHLVSEVEGTLSPVLHSLDALSACLPAGTVTGTPKTRAMELIDELEQMDRGIYGGAIGYIGFNGNMDFALTIRTMIVRDGKAYVQAGAGIVAASNPTAEYMETVNKARSLLEVVN; encoded by the coding sequence ATGAGCACAGGGCAGAAGAGTTTAAGGACGACGATGAAGAAGGTTAATGGTGATTCGCTTACGCCAATTTTGATTTTTAGAAGAATGCAAGGCGAGCGAAAGTTTTTACTCGAAAGTTCTTCGAAGCATGAAGGATCTGGGCGTTATTCGTTCCTTGGGATGGATCCGGTGAAGTGTTATAGCGGACGGGAAGGCAAAATTGAGGAGCATGTCTACGCAACGGGGAAGAAATACAGCCATGAGGGCGATTTGTTTGTGCTGTTGAAACGTTTGATGCCGCGGATTACGGATGATATCGACTTTCCATTTACAGGCGGTGCGGTCGGCTATGTCGGGTACGGGGCGGCACGAGAAGATGGCCACCGTACAGAGGAAAATTTAGGATTCCCGGACGTCAATTTTAATATCTATGAAACCATCGTTATTTTCGACCATGTGTTGAATGAAGTGACGTTGCTGCATACAGAAATTAATGAAGTACAAAGTGTGCCCGACCTGGATGCGTTAGCAGAAAGTATGTTGGCAGGACCGGAAAATGAAGACTCTACCTTTGAAATCTCCGACTATACAAGTTCTGTAACGCAACAGCAGTTTGAGGATTTGGTGCGCCAGGCGAAAGGTTATATAGGTGAAGGAGAAGTGGAGCAAGTTGTGCTGTCGAGAAGATTGGTAGCTGATTTCAAAGGTGACCCGTTTTCATTGTACCGTAAGCTGAGAAAACGTAATCCTTCGCCGTATATGTACTATATGGAATTCGACGATCATGTTGTGGTGGGGACGTCGCCGGAAAGTTTGGTCAGTGTGTCGAATGGCAAGGTAATGACGAATCCGATTGCGGGCACACGTCGACGTGGGCAAGACAAGGCAGAGGATGTGGCGCTCGAAAAAGAGTTGCGTGCAGATCCGAAAGAGGTGTCGGAGCACGATATGCTTGTTGAACTTGGACGCCATGATCTAGCGAGAATTTGTGTAGCAGACTCCGTCGACGTTACGAGCTATATGGAGGTTGTTCGTTATGAGCACGTCATGCATTTGGTGTCTGAAGTGGAAGGGACGTTATCGCCAGTGCTTCACTCATTGGATGCTTTGAGTGCGTGTTTGCCGGCGGGTACAGTAACGGGAACACCGAAAACACGAGCGATGGAATTGATTGATGAATTAGAGCAAATGGATCGCGGCATTTATGGCGGAGCCATCGGTTATATCGGTTTTAATGGCAACATGGATTTTGCGTTAACGATTCGTACGATGATTGTGCGGGATGGAAAAGCATACGTACAGGCGGGTGCAGGGATTGTGGCGGCATCGAACCCGACAGCAGAATACATGGAAACAGTTAATAAGGCACGTTCGTTGTTAGAGGTTGTGAATTAA
- a CDS encoding phosphotriesterase-related protein, which produces MMGKIRTVLGDIGVKDLGFTYSHEHLWTNPPSNQKDRDLELTDYEASVSELLRFKKAGGNALVDATTLDYGRDASKLKRMAVEAGVNVIATTGFNKHIYFPAWVEALTIEEIQEKLVRDVTIGMDGTDAKAGFLKAGSWDQLIHPLEEKVTRAVGRAQKETGAPVWLHTEAGTMGEELLDILEEEQVDLTKVAVGHSDRNADPYYHLQLAKRGAYVQFDGVSKIKYYPDSTRVGLIKNMIENGYVKQLLISADMGRQAYLHAYGGGPGFEYILKKFIPRLLEEGVSQNDINTIFVDNPARWLGQFEG; this is translated from the coding sequence TTGATGGGAAAAATAAGAACGGTTTTAGGGGATATAGGCGTAAAGGATCTTGGATTTACTTATAGTCACGAACATTTGTGGACAAATCCACCTTCAAATCAAAAGGATCGTGATTTAGAGCTGACAGACTATGAAGCATCAGTCAGTGAACTTTTAAGGTTTAAAAAAGCAGGTGGAAATGCGCTAGTAGATGCGACTACTTTAGATTACGGAAGAGACGCTTCTAAACTAAAGCGGATGGCGGTAGAAGCGGGTGTTAATGTGATTGCGACTACGGGATTTAACAAACATATTTATTTCCCAGCATGGGTAGAGGCATTAACGATTGAGGAAATCCAAGAAAAGTTAGTAAGAGACGTTACGATAGGAATGGATGGAACTGACGCCAAAGCCGGCTTTTTAAAAGCCGGATCTTGGGATCAATTAATTCATCCTCTTGAAGAAAAAGTTACGAGAGCTGTTGGTCGAGCACAAAAAGAAACAGGTGCACCCGTGTGGCTGCACACAGAAGCAGGAACAATGGGTGAAGAGCTGCTTGATATTTTAGAAGAGGAACAAGTTGATCTTACAAAAGTGGCAGTAGGTCATAGCGATCGAAACGCAGATCCATATTATCATTTACAACTTGCCAAAAGAGGAGCATATGTGCAATTTGACGGTGTAAGTAAGATAAAATATTACCCTGACAGTACTAGGGTGGGGCTTATCAAAAATATGATTGAAAATGGCTATGTAAAACAACTTCTCATTTCTGCCGATATGGGTCGCCAAGCTTATTTACACGCTTATGGTGGAGGTCCTGGTTTTGAATATATTTTGAAAAAATTCATACCGCGCTTATTGGAAGAAGGCGTAAGTCAAAACGATATTAATACAATATTTGTAGACAATCCTGCCCGTTGGTTAGGGCAATTTGAAGGGTGA
- a CDS encoding pseudouridine synthase: protein MRINKYLSEAGIVSRRGADKWIEDGRITINGQLAELGSKVQEGDDVHADGKPVKTEQQLVYIALNKPVGITSTTERHIEGNVVDFINHPLRIFHIGRLDKDSDGLLLMTNDGDIVNEILREEHGHEKEYIVTVDHPITQAFIDKMESGVPILDTVTKPCKVKQLGPRKFNITLTQGLNRQIRRMCSALGYNVQNLRRTRILNIHLGNLQNGQWRDLTKEELNEMFSMMNYKPKR from the coding sequence ATGAGAATTAATAAATATTTAAGCGAAGCGGGAATCGTTTCCCGTCGCGGTGCAGATAAATGGATTGAAGATGGACGTATAACCATCAACGGGCAACTAGCGGAACTTGGTAGCAAAGTACAAGAAGGCGATGACGTTCATGCGGATGGAAAACCAGTCAAAACAGAACAACAACTCGTCTATATCGCACTCAACAAACCTGTTGGTATTACAAGCACAACAGAACGCCATATCGAGGGAAACGTTGTCGACTTCATCAACCATCCCCTACGCATTTTCCATATCGGACGGCTCGATAAAGACTCAGATGGACTGCTTCTCATGACAAACGACGGCGACATCGTCAATGAAATTTTGCGTGAAGAACACGGTCATGAAAAAGAATACATCGTCACTGTTGATCATCCGATTACGCAAGCATTTATCGACAAAATGGAATCGGGCGTCCCTATTTTAGACACCGTGACAAAACCATGCAAAGTAAAACAACTCGGGCCACGCAAATTCAACATCACATTAACCCAAGGGCTCAATCGCCAAATCCGTCGCATGTGCTCCGCACTCGGTTACAACGTCCAGAACTTACGACGCACGCGTATCCTCAATATCCACTTGGGCAATTTACAGAATGGACAATGGCGTGATTTGACGAAAGAAGAGCTGAACGAGATGTTTAGCATGATGAATTATAAGCCGAAACGATAA
- a CDS encoding PTS sugar transporter subunit IIA encodes MLVLTEELIELDIKAENAEDAIRKAGQLLVNAGLAEDRYVDAMVKGFQDVGPYIVIAPHIAFPHARPESGALGKGVSIVRLSEPVVFGHPSNDPITLVCALCGTDSTSHIEMLQALANLLRDEEKLNMIMNTATTKEDILSII; translated from the coding sequence ATGTTAGTGCTTACAGAAGAACTGATTGAACTGGATATTAAAGCAGAAAATGCTGAAGACGCCATTAGAAAGGCGGGGCAATTATTAGTAAACGCAGGACTAGCAGAAGACCGATATGTAGACGCAATGGTAAAAGGATTTCAAGATGTGGGACCGTATATTGTAATTGCCCCCCATATTGCATTTCCGCATGCTAGACCTGAATCGGGTGCATTAGGAAAAGGCGTATCTATCGTTAGATTGAGTGAGCCGGTCGTATTTGGACATCCATCTAATGATCCTATAACACTAGTTTGTGCACTTTGCGGAACAGATAGCACTAGCCACATTGAAATGCTTCAAGCGCTGGCGAATTTATTAAGGGATGAAGAGAAGTTAAATATGATTATGAATACAGCGACAACGAAAGAAGATATTCTTTCGATAATCTAA
- a CDS encoding PTS ascorbate transporter subunit IIC, translated as MLDAVVSVLSNPAIILGIIALVGLVALRKSTSDVIKGTLKTIFGFIILQQGANVIVGALVPFSNMFNKAFGLTGIVAEDNALVASVQTVLGTETALILVFSFLINLLIARVTKWKYIFLTGHMMFSFAGTMAIVFNQMGLSSTTTIILGSIIQGISMVLFPAISQPFVRKITGNDNIAFGFWGSTWISMSGWIGGKLGNKEKSTEDVKVPKSLDFLKDMSVLMGIIMIALYLVTAIFVDGATMHEITGGTDVFQFSLMNALTFVAGILILLQGVRMFLGEIVPAFKGVAEKIVPGAKPALDVPIFFSFAPIAVTLGFLSALVGGLLVTLISSILPVVVLPSVIGLFFMGGAAGVFGNATGGRRGAMIAGLFLGISWSLLVALAYPLVDVTAYGIEGLWFASPDAIIVVVIIRLVGMLFGIGL; from the coding sequence ATGTTAGATGCAGTTGTATCAGTCTTAAGTAATCCAGCAATTATTCTGGGGATTATTGCGCTCGTCGGATTAGTGGCTCTTCGGAAATCTACTTCCGATGTGATTAAAGGTACATTAAAAACCATTTTTGGATTCATTATTTTACAACAAGGAGCTAATGTTATCGTTGGTGCCTTGGTTCCATTTAGTAATATGTTTAATAAAGCTTTCGGATTAACAGGTATTGTTGCGGAGGACAATGCTTTAGTCGCTTCGGTGCAAACTGTATTAGGGACGGAAACAGCTTTAATATTAGTTTTCTCCTTTTTAATTAACTTATTGATTGCCAGAGTAACAAAGTGGAAGTATATCTTTTTGACTGGACATATGATGTTCTCATTTGCTGGTACAATGGCAATTGTCTTTAATCAGATGGGGCTATCTAGTACCACTACCATTATTCTTGGTTCTATCATTCAAGGTATTTCAATGGTACTTTTCCCTGCAATTTCACAACCGTTTGTGAGGAAGATCACAGGCAATGACAACATTGCATTTGGTTTCTGGGGGAGCACGTGGATTAGTATGTCCGGGTGGATTGGCGGTAAGTTGGGCAATAAAGAGAAATCAACAGAGGATGTTAAAGTACCCAAGTCACTTGATTTCTTAAAAGATATGAGTGTTCTGATGGGAATCATAATGATTGCTCTTTATTTAGTGACTGCGATCTTTGTAGATGGAGCAACAATGCATGAGATCACAGGTGGAACAGACGTATTTCAGTTTTCCTTAATGAATGCTTTAACGTTTGTCGCAGGTATTCTTATTCTTCTACAAGGTGTGCGGATGTTCCTAGGGGAGATTGTTCCTGCATTTAAAGGGGTAGCGGAAAAAATAGTACCTGGCGCAAAACCTGCTTTAGACGTTCCTATCTTCTTTTCATTCGCTCCAATCGCTGTAACGCTTGGTTTCTTGTCAGCGTTAGTAGGGGGTCTTTTAGTGACATTAATATCGAGTATACTCCCTGTAGTTGTATTACCTTCCGTTATCGGATTATTCTTCATGGGTGGTGCTGCAGGTGTTTTTGGTAACGCTACAGGTGGAAGAAGAGGTGCAATGATTGCAGGTTTGTTCTTAGGTATTTCATGGTCACTACTCGTAGCACTTGCCTATCCACTAGTTGATGTAACAGCTTATGGCATCGAGGGCCTTTGGTTTGCTTCACCGGATGCTATTATCGTTGTTGTCATCATTAGACTAGTGGGAATGTTATTTGGAATTGGCTTATAA
- a CDS encoding MFS transporter — protein sequence MKKYTKQENSWIFYDWANSAYSIIITTAVFPLYYKAVATDAGVSLSNSTAYLGYSVAIATFILAMIGPVLGAIADYEGLKKKFFLFFFLVGTVSTVSLAFVPGDNWLWLLIIYTVTAVGFHGANIFYDAFLVDVTPQKQMNHISARGFGFGYIGSTIPFIISIAIILLAQNEVIPLAVSMASRIAFVITAIWWFVFTIPMLKNVRQLHGVKRESNILGGSFRRLGGTFKEIRKYRTVFLFLLAYFFYIDGVGTIINMSTAYGTDLGISATNLLIILFVTQVVAAPFSIIYGKLAQKFTGKKMLYVGICVYIIVCIYAYFMKTTMDFWILAMLVATSQGGIQALSRSYFARIVPKEKANEFFGFYNIFGKFASVMGPLLVALTTQLTGSSANGVFSLVVLFVIGLVLLAKVPEPDDKVKTA from the coding sequence ATGAAGAAGTATACGAAACAAGAGAATAGTTGGATTTTCTATGATTGGGCAAACTCGGCATATTCCATTATTATTACGACCGCGGTTTTTCCACTATATTATAAGGCGGTTGCAACTGATGCTGGCGTTAGTTTGTCGAATTCAACTGCGTATTTGGGTTATTCAGTTGCCATTGCGACGTTCATTTTGGCAATGATTGGGCCGGTTTTAGGGGCGATTGCGGATTACGAAGGATTAAAGAAGAAATTTTTCCTGTTCTTTTTCCTCGTGGGGACAGTCTCGACAGTTTCGTTGGCATTTGTACCGGGGGATAATTGGTTGTGGTTATTGATTATCTACACGGTAACGGCCGTTGGCTTCCATGGTGCGAATATATTTTATGATGCATTTCTCGTTGATGTAACACCGCAAAAGCAAATGAATCACATATCTGCACGCGGCTTTGGTTTTGGGTATATTGGAAGTACAATTCCGTTTATTATTAGTATTGCTATTATTTTATTGGCCCAGAATGAAGTGATTCCACTTGCAGTGTCTATGGCGAGTAGGATCGCCTTCGTCATTACGGCAATTTGGTGGTTTGTGTTTACGATTCCGATGCTGAAAAATGTGCGTCAGCTTCATGGCGTGAAACGTGAGTCGAATATACTCGGAGGTAGTTTCAGACGGCTTGGTGGGACATTTAAAGAAATTCGTAAATATCGGACAGTGTTTTTATTCTTACTGGCTTACTTTTTCTACATTGATGGCGTCGGGACGATTATTAATATGTCAACAGCCTACGGAACTGATTTAGGGATTAGCGCTACTAATCTTCTAATTATTTTGTTTGTCACACAAGTGGTAGCTGCACCATTTTCGATTATTTACGGTAAGCTGGCGCAGAAGTTTACAGGGAAAAAGATGTTGTATGTTGGTATTTGTGTTTATATTATCGTTTGTATTTATGCGTATTTCATGAAAACAACGATGGATTTCTGGATCTTGGCGATGCTTGTTGCAACGTCACAGGGAGGCATCCAGGCGCTTAGTCGTTCCTATTTTGCTAGAATTGTCCCGAAAGAAAAAGCAAATGAGTTTTTCGGATTCTATAATATTTTCGGCAAGTTCGCATCCGTCATGGGTCCTTTATTGGTAGCGTTGACGACACAGCTGACAGGGAGCTCCGCAAACGGTGTATTCAGTCTCGTAGTGTTGTTCGTTATCGGGCTTGTTCTACTCGCGAAGGTGCCAGAACCGGATGATAAAGTGAAAACTGCTTAA